The segment ATCCTCCTTTACCGCCCTCTGCGACAATTAATTCCTGGCCATCCTCAGTAATTTCATGTAGAATTTCCTGCGTTTCAGTGTCTCTTATCACTGTGCCCAATGGCACTTCTATATACTGGTCACCTCCATCGGCCCCGGTACTGGTTTGTTTACCTCCGTGTTCCCCGTGCTCTGCACGAATATGGCGTTTAAACTTAAGATGAAATAATGTCCAGAGATTTTTGTTACCTTTTAGTATTACGTGTCCTCCACGTCCACCGTCACCACCATCTGGTCCTCCCTTTGCAACATATTTTTCCCGCCGCAAATGAGCAGAGCCCTGTCCTCCTTTTCCGGATGCCACATGTATTTTTACATAGTCAACAAAATTCCCTTCAGTCATTTTTCTATACTTTATTTCTTCTTTGCGTAGATAAGCTCTTAGTTCTTTAAAGAATCTATTACAGCACTAACTCTTTGTGTGATATCATTAATTGATCCTACTCCATCTACACCATAATACTTATCCTGCTTAAGATAATACTGCTTCAGGATTGCAGTCTCTTCATAATAAACTTTTATTCTGTTCCTAATAATTGACTCGTCTGCATCATCTTGCCTTCCGGAAGTTTTTCCTCTTTCCAGCAATCGTTGCACAAGTATTTCATCATCTACTTCCAAAGCAATCATTGCAGAAACTTCGGTATTCTTTTTAGCTAATAGATTAGAAAGAGCTTCAGCCTGAGCAGCTGTACGGGGAAACCCATCGAAAATAAAACCTTTGGCTCCCGGAGCCTGATCAACCTCTGCTTCCAACATACTAATAGTTACATTGTCGGGCACCAGCTGTCCTTTATCCATGAAAGATTTAGCATTAACCCCCAGTTCCGTTTGATTTTTTATATTATACCTAAACACATCTCCTGTGGAAATATGTACCAGTCCATACTTTTCTTTTAAAACGTTAGCCTGGGTTCCTTTTCCTGCACCCGGAGGTCCAAACAGTACTATATTTATCATAATTATTCTTTTAATTTATATACCTGCGTGAGATTACGACCAAGTCCATTGTAATCTAACCCGTAACCCACGATGAAGTCATTTGGGATTTCCATACCCACAAAATCTATGGGATAAGATTTTTTATAAGCGTGTGGCTTTAAAAATAAAGTAGCGATTTTATAACCTGAAACTTCCATGTCCATTAAAATTTTGTCAATTGCAGCCAAAGTATTTCCGGTATCGACAATGTCTTCAATTATCACTACTTCTCTACCTTTTAAATTCTGCGTTAGTCCAAGCAAGGTTGAAACATTTCCAGTTGTAGATGTTCCTTCATATGAACCTAACTTCACAAAATTCACCTCACAATCTGCAGGGAAACGCTTAATAATTTCTGAAGCAACCAAAAAAGCGCCATTTAAAATTCCCAGAAAAACTAAGATCTTTCCTTCATATTCTCTATTAATTTCTTCCGATATCTTACTTATAGAATGAAGGATCTCTTCTTCTGAAATAAAAGGAGTAAACTCTAAGTCGTGGAGCTGAATCAATCTTAATGAATTTAAAGGCTCAAAGATAAGGATTCTAAACAATTTGAACCTCTAACAAATTGACCGATTTATCCCTGAATACTTCGTGAATCCATCTTAAAAAATTAATTTTGCTTAAACCAGTAAATTAAATGATCAACTATTTTTCTTCTGACTTTAAATTGGGAATTCTGGGAGGAGGGCAATTAGGCAAAATGTTGCTTTATGAAACCCGTAAATTTGATATCCAGACTTTTGTTATAGATCCCAGTAATGAAGCTCCCGCAAAAATTTCAAGTAATAATTTTAGCCAGGGCGATTTAATGGATTTTGATACTGTGGTTGAATTCGGTCGAAAAGTAGATATCCTCACTTTTGAGATAGAAGCAGTAAATGTGAGGGCTCTGGAACAGCTGGAAAAAGAAGGTATAAAAGTTTATCCTTCAGCCAGTACACTTCAAAAAATTCAGGATAAAGCTGTTCAAAAGGAGTTTTTTAAGGATCACAATATTCCTACCTCTTCCTTTAAGACCTTTTTTACAAAAAATGACCTGCTGGACGAGGTGAGGAGAGGAAGTATTAAACTCCCCTTTGTATGGAAAAGTGCTACCGGAGGTTATGATGGTCGTGGTGTTATGATTATTAAGAATGAGGAACAACTAAATGATATTCCAAATACCAAGTGCATAGCTGAAGATTTAGTGCCATTTAAAAATGAACTTGCCGTTATTGTAGCGAGAACTCCAGGCGGGGAGGTGAAAACTTATCCTGTAGTAGAAATGGAATTTCACCCAACCGCCAACCAGGTGGAATACGTGATATGTCCTGCGAGAATAGAAGAAGAGGTGGCAACCCGCGCCAGGAACTTAGCCGAAAGAGTTTCAAAAGCTTTTGAGCACGTAGGCCTCCTGGCGGTAGAAATGTTTCAAACAAACGAAAATGAAATTCTTGTAAACGAAGTGGCTCCCAGACCTCATAACAGTGGGCATTATAGTATTGAGGCCAGTTATACCAATCAATTTGAACAGCACCTAAGAGCGATTCTCAACCTTCCCCTTGGGGAGACGGCAAGTAAAGCAGGGGGAATTATGGTAAATCTTACTGGGGAAGAAGGCCACTCCGGACCCGTTGTTTATCAAAACATTGAAGAAATTATGAGAATGCCGGGCGTGACACCTCATATTTATGGAAAAAAATTAACCAGACCTTTTAGAAAAATGGGGCACGTGACAATCGTTAATCCAGATCTTAATATCGCTCGCGAGATTGCCGAAAAAGTAAAAGATTCCATAAAAGTAATAACCAACTAACCTCCCGATTAAATTTAGCGGTTAGGATAGTAAACTTAAAGAAGACATGAGTAAAGTAGCTATAATTATGGGAAGCACCAGTGATCTACCCGTTATGCAGGAAGCAATCGATGTTTTAAAAGGTTTTGATGTTGAAGTAGAGGTAGATATTGTCTCTGCCCACCGTACACCTGACAAACTATTTGACTATGGTAAAAATGCACATAATCGAGGCATTCATGTTATTATTGCAGGTGCAGGTGGTGCAGCTCATTTACCGGGGATGATCGCCTCACTCTCTCCTCTTCCCGTTATAGGCGTCACCGGTAAAATCAAGTAATTCTATAGATGGGTGGGATTCCATTCTTTCTATTTTACAAATGCCCGGCGGAGTTCCTGTAGCCACAGTAGCTCTAAACGGTGCAAAAAATGCCGGAATCCTGGCTGCGCAAATAATTGGTGCGACTGATAAATGTATGCGGGACAAGATCCTGATCTATAAAGAAGGGTTGAAAGAGAAAGTAATTGAAGGAGCTAAAACCTTAAATAAATAAAAAAGCCACGCATTGCGTGGCCCGAGAGTAGTACCTTTTGTCTTTGAATTATAATTTATTAACCATTCTAAATATAATAACCTAAACCATCAAGTAACTACCTTTTTTGTGTTAACCTTTTATTATCATAAATAATGTCGAAATATACATAATTTCCTGTAATTGACCGATGTTTTTTGACTCTTATCGATAAAAAAAGTTGTTTTTACAGTATTTCGTTCAAAACTATTATTAAAAAATATGAATCCACTTCTTAAAAAATTTGAGACCGCTCCTTTTTCTGCAATAAAAACCGAACATTTTAAACCCGCTATATTGGAGTCGATTAAACTTGCTAAAGAGGAAATTGAGCAAATCGTCAGCTCTCAGGAAACCCCTGACTTTAAAAATACTATTGAAGCTTTAGAATTTTCGGGACAACAACTGGATTTGGTAACCAACATATTTTTTAATCTTAACTCCGCAGAAACAAACGAAGAAATTCAAAAGATAGCTCAGGAAGTTTCCCCTGTTCTCTCTGAATTTAGAAATGATATAATTCTTAACAAAGAACTTTTTTCCAAAGTAAAAGTGGTTTACAAGAGCAGGAAAAATCTGGATCTAAATCCGGAGCAAACTACTCTTTTGGAAAAAAAATATAAAGCCTTTTCCCGAAACGGCGCCAATTTGCCAGAGGATAAACAAAAAGAACTAAGGGAAATAGACAAACAATTGTCTTCTCTAAGCCTAAAATTCGGAGAAAATGTCTTAGCTGAAACAAATAAGTTTGAACTTCATATTACAGATGAGGCAAATCTAGACGGTCTTCCTCCCGAAGCACGGGAAGAAGCAAAAGAAGTAGCAGTTGAAAAAGGAAAAGAAGGCTGGATCTTCACATTAGACTATACCAGCTATATCCCATTCATGAAATATTCTGCAAACAGAGAATTAAGGAAAAAACTTGCACTTGCCTTTGGTTCAAAGGGTTTTCATAATGACGAACTTGATAACCAGGAGAACGTTTTAAAAATAACCAGTTTAAGATATCAACGTGCCCATCTACTGGGTTTTTCTTCCCACGCTGCTTTTATTTTAGAAGAAAGAATGGCAGAAAGCCCGGAAAAAGTAGAAGGTTTTCTGGCTGAACTTTTGGAAAAAGCT is part of the Antarcticibacterium sp. 1MA-6-2 genome and harbors:
- a CDS encoding adenylate kinase → MINIVLFGPPGAGKGTQANVLKEKYGLVHISTGDVFRYNIKNQTELGVNAKSFMDKGQLVPDNVTISMLEAEVDQAPGAKGFIFDGFPRTAAQAEALSNLLAKKNTEVSAMIALEVDDEILVQRLLERGKTSGRQDDADESIIRNRIKVYYEETAILKQYYLKQDKYYGVDGVGSINDITQRVSAVIDSLKN
- a CDS encoding phosphoribosyltransferase, with product MIQLHDLEFTPFISEEEILHSISKISEEINREYEGKILVFLGILNGAFLVASEIIKRFPADCEVNFVKLGSYEGTSTTGNVSTLLGLTQNLKGREVVIIEDIVDTGNTLAAIDKILMDMEVSGYKIATLFLKPHAYKKSYPIDFVGMEIPNDFIVGYGLDYNGLGRNLTQVYKLKE
- a CDS encoding 5-(carboxyamino)imidazole ribonucleotide synthase, encoding MINYFSSDFKLGILGGGQLGKMLLYETRKFDIQTFVIDPSNEAPAKISSNNFSQGDLMDFDTVVEFGRKVDILTFEIEAVNVRALEQLEKEGIKVYPSASTLQKIQDKAVQKEFFKDHNIPTSSFKTFFTKNDLLDEVRRGSIKLPFVWKSATGGYDGRGVMIIKNEEQLNDIPNTKCIAEDLVPFKNELAVIVARTPGGEVKTYPVVEMEFHPTANQVEYVICPARIEEEVATRARNLAERVSKAFEHVGLLAVEMFQTNENEILVNEVAPRPHNSGHYSIEASYTNQFEQHLRAILNLPLGETASKAGGIMVNLTGEEGHSGPVVYQNIEEIMRMPGVTPHIYGKKLTRPFRKMGHVTIVNPDLNIAREIAEKVKDSIKVITN